The Streptomyces cynarae genome contains a region encoding:
- a CDS encoding glycerophosphodiester phosphodiesterase encodes MRTVTAVAHRGDPYRHRENTIDSLRSALRRGADAVEIDVRLARDGVPVLLHDGTLKRLWEQDRPLAALSADEVRGLTAGGVPTLADALAATDGSRVMIDLPGGPSSRAVRRIVDIVRDCGAAERVYYCAGAETMLALRAADPAAEIALTWTTLAPPRPALLDAVRPRWLNYRFGLVDRDMAARVHRGGHLLSVWTPDTRRSMRRLLEAGVDSITTNRIDALCALQGPVDDYTRER; translated from the coding sequence ATGCGTACCGTGACCGCCGTGGCCCATCGCGGCGACCCCTACCGTCACCGTGAGAACACGATCGACTCGCTGCGTTCCGCGCTCCGGCGTGGCGCGGACGCGGTCGAGATCGACGTACGGCTCGCCCGGGACGGTGTGCCTGTGCTGCTGCACGACGGGACGCTGAAGCGTCTGTGGGAGCAGGACCGCCCGCTCGCGGCGCTCTCCGCGGACGAGGTGCGGGGCCTGACGGCCGGCGGTGTGCCGACGCTGGCGGACGCGCTCGCGGCGACCGACGGCAGCCGGGTGATGATCGACCTGCCGGGCGGCCCCTCGTCCCGGGCCGTACGCCGGATCGTCGACATCGTGCGGGACTGCGGGGCGGCGGAGCGCGTGTACTACTGCGCGGGAGCCGAGACCATGCTGGCGCTGCGGGCCGCCGACCCCGCGGCGGAGATCGCCCTGACCTGGACGACCCTCGCCCCGCCACGGCCCGCGCTGCTCGACGCGGTGCGCCCGCGCTGGCTCAACTACCGCTTCGGCCTGGTCGACCGGGACATGGCCGCCCGGGTGCACCGGGGCGGCCATCTGCTGTCCGTGTGGACGCCGGACACCCGCCGCTCGATGCGGCGCCTGCTCGAGGCGGGCGTGGACTCCATCACCACCAACCGCATCGACGCGCTGTGCGCGCTGCAAGGACCGGTGGACGACTACACGCGGGAACGCTGA